GGAAAATGAGTCGCCTGAACACTCTTGCGTCCACTGCAATAAAGCATCCAAATGGGCTTTGCGATCGGAGAGTGATATTTGTGCCGTAAATCTCTGTTACTCTCTCGTGCAGATAATCTGGATCCATGATATGAAAAAGAGAGTGAAGAAGATAATGAGAGGTTGTTGGTTTATAAAATGGTAGTGTCTCTATGTGTGCATTTATAGAGGCAtgagatacaaaaaaaaaaaaattaatcacgTATAGTTCTATTATTCTTGTGTACCGGAATTTTGAGTGGTCAAGTCTCAGTGTACCTTCTAGGTCGTGCACTATTCAGCTCCATCATTTGTAATCTTCTTGGATGTGCACCATTCTTTGCCTTTTCTTTTATGAATTCACATGTCGCAAGCATGTAATTGTACTTCCTGGCATTATGTTTGcctttcttttttcctttttaaagtGATTTTGGATTATCAAATTAGTGAAACTCGTTTTTAATATATGAGTagtttatctattaaaaataattaacctAGTTATACTTCTGGTTGAAAGATTTTACAGAGCATTTGGTTGTGATCTTCTTATAGAATATGAAGAATCAATTGATGTTAATCTTAATTCGCTCTTCCTAGTAAAGAAAGGCAAGACTCTGTTCACAGTGGACTTCAGGTTTTTATACCTCAAGCATCCTGTTTATGTCACTCAAGGATCTTACACAAACATCAAGGTAAATAAAACACTAACTTTAGCCTTTTTACTGTTGACAGAATCAAATTCATTTTTACATGTCTTGATTGCTATTTGCTGAAATTGTCATTTTCTTTTGAAGGTTACAACACCTTACGATTTACTGCTTGCTGAGAGAATCTTGTGCATGGACTCATGAGGTATCATTACAAATttaggaaaaatatataaatagacacATTATCAATTCACAAACCAGTAGAATAAATTAATCATGTTTTCTGAATATTGTTTTATACTTGGATGTCTACTGTGAGAAATTGTGAAATTTATTTCAGTAATAATAACAATTGCAACAagacataaaagaaaaataaaaccaacGCCACAGGCCCACAACAATATATATCTCTTGAAAATATAGACTTGTgattattgaaaaaaaacaatatatataggcTTGTTTTACACACCATCGAAAAACAATAGACATATTTGTTCAAGTAGAGAATCTTGAACTAaaattagtaaaattaaaattgtacaCATTCCGTTAATCTCAATCTTAAACTAAAATTCTGGATACATATGAAAGACTATTCTATTCGATTTTTTGTATCCTTTGTATCCTCCTAGGTGCATCtcgtttttaaattattatatatatagaaaatgaGGGTTGTACCATACCAAATCATTGTACTGTGTTCTTTATCGAAAACGCAAAACATAGTACTAGTATTTATCACAAACACAAAGATACATACTATCCagtacatttaaaaaaaaaatggaaatattttATTGCATTATTAGGTTTAATTGTAGCAAAAAGAGATTACAATTACCAATCACTGGAAATCCTCATGGAATTAGATTGAAGCCCACAGAAATCAAAAGTCTAAACCAGTAAATCAGTagataaacaaagaaaacattCAATTCAATGTCACGGACTTCTGAATATTGAATGGGTTATTGTAGGCTGTCGTGGGTAGCAGCACACATGGCTGTGCAAATCTACAATATACAAGAAGACAAAACGTTGGTGTTTAGTAGTGTCCTTTCCAAAGAAGCCTCAGCCTGAGTTTCCCATCTTATCGGCTCTCTTGATGATCTAATCATCGTCTTACATCCTTTCATCTATTGTTGTTTAGTAGTgtccttttattttttctccttGTGTTTAATTTCTACCTGGATTAAGGGTTGAACCTTGTTTATCAAGTAATTGATTcagaataaattaattatgttttctgaATATTGTTTTATACTTAGTGAGAAATTGTGAAATTTATTTCAGAAATAATAACAATTGCAACAagacataaaagaaaaataaaacccAACGCCAACAATGTATATCTCTTGAAAATATAGacttatgattattttttaaaaaatagtatatatataggcTTGTTTTACACACCATCgaaaaacaataaacatatTTGTTCAAGTAGAGAATCTTGGTCTTGATCTTTCACATGATAAAATCCGAGATAAGGATCCAAAAGTAAATTAAATAGGATttacctaagtggaaagtaccGGTCTAAAATCAAGCGACTAATTCATATGTATACAACATGATCAACAAGATCAAAGCCTATTCCTTGATGTTTTGACAGGCTCTCACTGGTAACCACAAAAGGAATGAAAGAAATAGGAAAAATGGAATgaaaaggaataaaataaaaggaaaattcaTTCCTCTTCTAATTTCATAAGGAATAATTGTAGTTTTTTATTCCATAAATCTTAAGAAATGTTAAGAAATCATATGTAACAAATATTCCTTGTAAATTGTGTAAATTGTAAGGAATGCCAAAGAATTAGTTATTCCCACACATTCCCTTGGTCACCATCTGGAGCCAGAGAGTAACTATTTCACTCCCTCATTTTATTGTCATgattgaaaacatttaaaacctTTGGTAGTCCACATTTAGAACCTTGTCATGATTTTTTGTGCAAGGTTGtaaattagtaaaattaaaattgtacaCATTCCGTTAATCTCAAtcttaaactaaaattttggatatatgAAAGACTATTCGATTTTTTGTATCCTCCTAGGTGCATCtcgttttaaattattttatatatgtattttgtgCCATAACAAATCATTGTATTGTATTCTTTATTGAAAACGCAAAAAACGTAGTACTAGTATTTATCACAAACACAAAGATACATACTACCCagtacattttaaaaaaaaatgaaatattttattgcaTTTAGGTTTAATTGTAGCAAAAGAGATTACAATTACCAATCACTGGAAACCCACACGGAATTAGATTGAAGCCCACAGAAATCAAAAGTCTAAACCAGTAAATCAGTagataaacaaagaaaacattCAATTCAATGTCACAGACTTCTGAATATAGAATGGGTTATTGTAGGCCGTCCTGGGTAGCACACATGGCTCTGTAAATCTACAATATACAAGACAAACAAAACATTGGTGTTTAGTAGTGTCCTTTCCAAAGATGGGGTTTTAGGATGAgaatgaaacatatatatatgtatattaccTTGTCATCCATTCCAGCAATGCCTTTAGCAGAATCTTCTAAGGTGGCATATCGGACAAATCCGAACCCTTTTGAATATCCTGAGATTCTGTCTGTGACAACCTTGGCTGTATAAACCAATTTGACAGTTAATTCTCTGTTTGATTAGCTTTGATGCGCATAATCATAAAAGGACGTTTATTTACCATCAGCAACATCTCCAAACTGAGCAAAAGCTGTCCTAAGACCTTCAGAAGTGGTGCGCTTACTAAgccctaaaaaaaaaacagatgccACAAAAATACACCTTTAGATTTCagaacatatataaagataacaCAAGGAAACGAAACCTCAGGAAACTGAGAAAAGAACATGCCTCTAGTTCCACACAAAAATTGTAATCAGatgttgctaaaaaaaagaagattgtaATCAGatgttgctaaaaaaaagaTTGTAATCAGATTTGAACTTGTAAGCTTTAATTGTAGGAAAAGAGATTACATTTACCCTAAAACAATACAAAAGACAACCAAAACGTTGGTGGAGAAGAGATGTTGTATTCTTAACTAcactactagattttgaccgggtatatttttgaaaaaaaatgtttatttttttctaaattttatataattttggtacctatattaaatatgtcaagttacATAACTAACATTTATACCATATGCATTacaaagattattttaaaattttattcctaaagtttgcaaatattatattttcttagtatttACCTACCATAAgttagtcaagaatattcatACCAGAAAAAATTCGACTCCGAGTCGATCCGAAAATTAAAGTCTTATACTCTATTAGACCTGGTCTATATAATTGTTATATCCGAAACCAATATCAAACCTAACCTGCTCGGAAACCgtacattttttgaaaaatgtttagaaattttactttttaatatattctgcTATTTACATATGTAAATGGGTTAGTATGGTCTTCacaaactttaaataaaatctcatttaataaatatttgtaatcgaataacctatttaaaaatcattaaactaaatgaacttatatatatttatttctattaaaagttCACTTAAATCTGTTAAGTCCTATTTTATCATCATATGCTTTgttaattgataaatttaatatctgtataaaatatttgaaatttgaataaattaatatctggttgaataaatattaattttttggaCCGAGAAGTAAGTTATGTTTTTGTAGCGTGATAACGgctttttttaattatagattttGACGAGTCCTTTCAAaagacgggtatattttttattttaaaaaatcttttggGAAAtctaattttcatatttgtgtttttcttttcatcaatgatcatgttttaatagaatagatatttaTCAAGTTTTGGACTTTTTTGGCAATCTAacattttagttaagttaactATATTTGCTAAGAGTTGTTGATAGTTCTCACTAAACACACAATTACCTTTTTCTGATTGAAGAATATTTGCTATGTAACATATTGTGGTGATTTTCAGtaaataaattgtttatttaaaaaacaaataatcaaCTAAACTCCAACGGCAAATCATAAAGTGGTGGTtagatagaaaaaaatataaaaggaagCAGTCATAGAAAAAGCGGTTGTCTATTATAAGGCAATAAGTGgtggttacaataaaaaaactatacatGTCTCGTCGTAGTTATATTAAAGGTAtgtatatttgtaattttaaattggaaacaacatatatcaactggtcatgattcagttttaatagtattgatagacCAAAATTGAAGGCAATGAGTGAATAtgcttaaaataaataaaacaaatcagcGTGAAAGATTAGATTtgcattttagcaaaaaaaaaaagattagatttGCAGtagtactttaaaaaaaaaatggtgggTATAGTGAAGTGACGACGTTGTTTTGACAAAGACAGACAGATCATTTGACTTTCCGATGTTGTCGCGAACCCATTAGACCCCCAAATTCCTTCATTGATCAATTCGCTACTGATATGGTGGAGGAGATCAATGGATCTGATAAAAAAGACACATCATGGAACGATTTTTGGAACTCAGAAACTAAACTTCAAACCATGAAACTATTTTGGTTGATGTATAAATAccaaaactaatttatttgttCACCATATCTCAAAATGTGACGGATCGGTATCTAACATAACGTTGACTAACGAGGTGCTAGTCAAGGTATGTTTTCATGCTACGGATTGAAAGTTgggttaaaattttaaataaattctcaattcaaatatgatttatttaggTATAGAAAAGCATGATGAAAATTATTGAGGTAGAAAAAGGCTCTTTTCCCATCCATGTTAGTATCGCAAGCAGTTGATGTGCAAGACTTTAGAATTTGGCTTTGTGCTGAAGGAAGGAACTTGGAGAGAGAAGTCAAAGCAAAGGCAACACACATGTTATAGACGAGGAGGAGCTGTTTGTATTCGTGGTTAGTGGTTACAAGGATGACATAGCTTAAAGTCCCTCTCTGAACGAAGACATTGGAGCTTCAACTTCATAATTTACTTTTTGAGGACTAATTTCCTCCTTAATATCTATCCCGACCCTTTCAAATAACATGTATTATAAGATTGATTACAACTGTGCAGTAAAAAGAGTTAAACCTTTCTATTTTAGTTTACATGCTAAGATATAATTCATGAATCAATGAACATCCGTAACAAAAGAAAAGTAGTATACAACTTCTATTTAcaacttcttttcctttttctatacaattttttttccactgtttatttttgttgttgttgaagttGAAGCTGAGTTTGTggtgaaataataaataaatgaataacaACATCACCCTTCTTCATCGTTTTCAGACGTGCTTTAGGTC
This genomic stretch from Raphanus sativus cultivar WK10039 chromosome 3, ASM80110v3, whole genome shotgun sequence harbors:
- the LOC108845488 gene encoding organelle RRM domain-containing protein 2, mitochondrial-like; translation: MYGFRAATSDYNFCVELEACSFLSFLRCIFVASVFFLGLSKRTTSEGLRTAFAQFGDVADAKVVTDRISGYSKGFGFVRYATLEDSAKGIAGMDDKIYRAMCATQDGLQ